The genomic stretch CAGTTTGATGATCATCGCTTCTGGGTCAATCGTTTTGCGACAATGGCACAAACAACTGTTCTTATTGGCTTTTCAATTTTAGCACTGGTTTTAAGCTCTCTTATGCTCACAATTATCTTTGCAACACGCAACGCACTTGCAGAAAATTCTCATATTATCAATGTCTTATATTTTCTGGGTACTGAAACCCATTTCATTACCAAACAATTTGATTGGCATTTTTTCAAAACAGCATTGCGTGGTGCATTGTATGGTGGTGTGACAAGTGCACTTCTCTTTAGTGCTTTTTTCTTCTGGATAAACAATAACCTCGGCACAGCACAAAGCAGTCAAATCACCGCCTTGTTTGGACATTTCTCAGTAAATTTCGCCACTTATGAAAAAATTCTTATCCTTATTCTTTTTGTGTCCCTTCTCACTACACTAACGAGTCGGATTACTATTTTAGCACAACTTAAAAAAATTGATCAGCGCGAAAATGGTTTATTTTAGTGTCATGCTCCACAATTCACCTTATCCTCAACTATCATCAGGCAATAATCCACAAAAGTGTTGCATTGCAAAATCCATCACAAATGTTCTACGGTTCTATAAACGCTTTTCACGTTATGTGCCATTAACAGTCCTTGTTCTTTTTATCACAATTTTGCTCATTGGTGTTACATTTGTTACTTTCTCGGAAAAAATAGAGCACTTAACCCCCCCAAACCCTTTGCCACAAGCAGATGCAATCATCGTTCTTACAGGTGGAGAAAATCGAATAAAAACAGGGGTTGAACTCTTGCAAAAAGGGCTTGGTTCTCAACTATTGATCAGCGGAGTCAACACAACAATTGACCTTAATAAACTGATTGACGCTACATATATCAATTCGCACCTTTTGTCTTCTCGTATTGATTTTGGATATGAAGCAACCAATACCAAAGGCAATGCTCAAGAAAGCGCTGCCTGGATCAAAAAACACAATTATAAGACAGTTTATATTGTCACACATGATTATCATATGGTGCGCTCTTTGCTCGAACTTAAATATTTAATGCCCCATATACATTTCATCGCATATCCCATTAAAGAGAATACAACAGGCAGTTGGGTCAAACAAATCAATCAAATGCGCATTCTTGTTTCTGAATATATTAAAAACATTGGAGTATATATCAGAACCGCGTTTTGATCTTCACACACCACTTCACTTGTCATAAATTTTCTTAATTGAAAAACTTAAGCTCTTGCTTTTATCTTAGATCACACAAGATTCTTCTTCTTATACCCTATTATACTTTTGTGCTATCTATAAGCACGGTTCCATATCCTGATTCTTTTGACAAACATCAAAACATCCCCCCTTTCATTAACTCAGTTCAAAGACCCTTATAAGCTAATCAATATAGCCATACCCTTCATATACAGTCATATCTTTCTGCTATGAATCTTGCAAAATACA from Bartonella sp. WD16.2 encodes the following:
- a CDS encoding cell division protein FtsX, translating into MIKSFPIFRIQKLIFTRNKTTKTAIIPSDNISGKALVVVIAIMTFLASLTLSSVDLVHQAAHNWSTQINNEATIHIHPVENVDIEQALRNAVQLVTTFHGVKEAKIVDQTATEKLLEPWLGSGLTLSKLPIPRLIIVTLNKNEKTDFHAINQAIKTHIPGGQFDDHRFWVNRFATMAQTTVLIGFSILALVLSSLMLTIIFATRNALAENSHIINVLYFLGTETHFITKQFDWHFFKTALRGALYGGVTSALLFSAFFFWINNNLGTAQSSQITALFGHFSVNFATYEKILILILFVSLLTTLTSRITILAQLKKIDQRENGLF
- a CDS encoding YdcF family protein; this translates as MVYFSVMLHNSPYPQLSSGNNPQKCCIAKSITNVLRFYKRFSRYVPLTVLVLFITILLIGVTFVTFSEKIEHLTPPNPLPQADAIIVLTGGENRIKTGVELLQKGLGSQLLISGVNTTIDLNKLIDATYINSHLLSSRIDFGYEATNTKGNAQESAAWIKKHNYKTVYIVTHDYHMVRSLLELKYLMPHIHFIAYPIKENTTGSWVKQINQMRILVSEYIKNIGVYIRTAF